Proteins from one Ipomoea triloba cultivar NCNSP0323 chromosome 1, ASM357664v1 genomic window:
- the LOC116012867 gene encoding UPF0496 protein 3-like: MWALFRGAKTIQTDENQSGDNGRSFNVNEEYLCAFRTKSYSDFFLKAQELVKEPPSHAFAEILLEPGQETITAILDSSKFPDLKPLLSKFFEISAEASKFCTTLLGTINHLQSHFNFIQQALDDDRAVSELRIILDNPFSDLEKQISFTRIRDEYSTMLLRLKSKRKTVVRKMGPAVLSIPLKPLKKLTNMRFLKRGILRIGEQLDVAAKGTYIVNTDLETISRLVWRLQDEMEHNKAIIKLCLDKKEDRFSVKVVVLMKEMKKNSVGLGKQVEELQQHLYLCLVTINRLRALLINQIAKSNSFNL; this comes from the exons ATGTGGGCGCTGTTCAGAGGTGCAAAGACAATCCAAACAG ATGAGAACCAAAGTGGAGATAATGGTAGAAGCTTCAATGTGAATGAGGAGTATCTGTGTGCATTCAGAACAAAATCCTATTCTGATTTCTTCTTGAAAGCTCAAGAATTAGTTAAAGAGCCGCCGTCTCACGCGTTCGCTGAGATCCTTCTCGAGCCTGGGCAAGAAACTATAACAGCCATTCTTGATTCCTCAAAATTTCCTGATCTTAAACCCCTTCTCTCCAAATTCTTCGAAATCAGCGCCGAGGCTTCCAAATTCTGCACCACCCTTCTGGGAACCATCAATCATCTTCAATCTCACTTTAACTTCATCCAACAAGCCCTCGACGATGACCGCGCCGTTTCAGAGCTCCGTATTATTCTTGACAACCCATTTTCCGACCTGGAGAAACAAATTAGCTTCACGCGAATTCGCGACGAGTATTCAACCATGTTGCTACGCTTGAAATCCAAGAGGAAAACCGTGGTGAGGAAGATGGGGCCGGCGGTTTTGAGCATACCGTTAAAACCGTTGAAGAAACTGACAAACATGCGGTTCCTGAAACGTGGGATTTTAAGGATAGGTGAACAACTTGATGTTGCAGCCAAGGGGACTTACATTGTGAATACAGATTTGGAGACGATAAGTAGACTCGTATGGCGGCTTCAGGATGAGATGGAACATAACAAGGCAATCATAAAGTTGTGTTTGGATAAAAAGGAGGACAGGTTTTCTGTTAAAGTAGTAGTGTTGATGaaggagatgaagaagaacagtgttgggCTGGGAAAACAAGTGGAGGAACTTCAACAACATCTTTACTTGTGCCTTGTCACTATTAATCGCCTTCGGGCTTTGCTCATCAATCAAATTGCAAAATCTAATTCTTtcaatctttaa